GGTTCAATAATTTCTGACTTTACCGACCAATAAAAATGAATTGGCGCTAACAATGCCATGACATAAACCCAATTATGTAATGACTGCCAACCTTTACCCATCTTACGTTTTATTGCCTGAAAAGAAGTTAATGCTAAAAAGGTAGCAATAATAAAGCAGGCAGCGCCAACTAAAATATACGGCCGTTTAATTATCTCTTCAAATAGAAAGCCCCAAGCAAACAGCAAATCCAAACTAATAAATGCGGCGATATGTAAACTCGCGTATGCAAATACATATAAACCCACTAACCTTCTTGTTTGCAGTAATAGCCCTTGCCTAAACCGTTTAGCAATTGGTGATATAAGCAGTGTTACCACTAAGGCGTTAATCGCACCCATGCCTGTATAATGGATAATATACTGCACCGGATCGCCGCCAGCATTATCGGTTAACACCATTACGACTAAGTAAATTATTGGGGTTAAAAAGCTTAAATGTAATAAACCTTTTAACCAAAATAAACCTCTAGGTGTCAGACGCTTCAATAGTACTTCCTTAAATCTAAATTTTTATATAAATCTGCCACTTGTTCGCCATAGCCATTAAACATTTGTGTCGGGATACGTTTTGCAGAAAATAACCCGCCCTCACCGATGCTGCGCTCTGATGCCTGTGACCACCTTGGGTGATCCACCTGTGGATTTACATTGGCATAAAAACCGTATTCATGTGGCGCTAATTGATTCCAACTGGTTGGCGGTTGCTTGTCCGTCACGCGGATTCTGACTACAGACTTGATGCTTTTAAAACCGTATTTCCACGGTAAAACCAGTCTAACTGGCGCCCCATTCTGAGGTGGTAAGGTTTTACCATAAAGGCCAACTGCTAAAAATGGTAATTCATTCATTGCCTCATTAATCGTCAATCCTTCGACATAGGGGTAATGAATGCCGCCGCCCATTAAACGATTCTTTTGCCCAGGCATTTGGTCTGGATCAAACAAGGTTTCAAAAGCAACATGAGTGGCTTTACTCGACACACCAGCCATTTTTAACAGCTCAGCTAATGAAAAACCAACCCAAGGCACAACCATCGACCATGCTTCAACACAGCGCAATCGATAAATACGTTCTTCAAGATCGAACTTAGTGGTTAAGTCATTCAAATCTAAGGTTAAAGATTTATCAACTAAACCTTCAATTCTTAGTTCCCAGGGGTTAACTTGAAACTGCTGGGCGTTTTCAAACGGATCTTGTTTGCTGGTGCCAAATTCATAAAAATTATTATGACGAATTATTTTATCTTCTGGAGTTAAACGATCAACTATTTGAAACTGGTTAGGCTTGCTGTAATCAAGACCCTGCACGGCAAAAGGAGGCTTATCTTCGCTGCCAAATAAATCAAACAGCCCAGCTTGAACTTGGCCAGGTAAGCTTGCACCCAAGGCGCCAAGTCCCATTGCTTTAATAATATTACGTCTGTCACTAAAC
This window of the Shewanella goraebulensis genome carries:
- the msrQ gene encoding protein-methionine-sulfoxide reductase heme-binding subunit MsrQ; the protein is MKRLTPRGLFWLKGLLHLSFLTPIIYLVVMVLTDNAGGDPVQYIIHYTGMGAINALVVTLLISPIAKRFRQGLLLQTRRLVGLYVFAYASLHIAAFISLDLLFAWGFLFEEIIKRPYILVGAACFIIATFLALTSFQAIKRKMGKGWQSLHNWVYVMALLAPIHFYWSVKSEIIEPSIYIGVFVLLLWYRRKTIKQWLFKLK
- the msrP gene encoding protein-methionine-sulfoxide reductase catalytic subunit MsrP, with translation MASKKGFTKGISNTPSWSLKENEVTPESVFSDRRNIIKAMGLGALGASLPGQVQAGLFDLFGSEDKPPFAVQGLDYSKPNQFQIVDRLTPEDKIIRHNNFYEFGTSKQDPFENAQQFQVNPWELRIEGLVDKSLTLDLNDLTTKFDLEERIYRLRCVEAWSMVVPWVGFSLAELLKMAGVSSKATHVAFETLFDPDQMPGQKNRLMGGGIHYPYVEGLTINEAMNELPFLAVGLYGKTLPPQNGAPVRLVLPWKYGFKSIKSVVRIRVTDKQPPTSWNQLAPHEYGFYANVNPQVDHPRWSQASERSIGEGGLFSAKRIPTQMFNGYGEQVADLYKNLDLRKYY